DNA from Candidatus Thermoplasmatota archaeon:
CCCAGCATCCAGCATTGAGCAAATACCTGAAAAAATTTCCCGCAAGGCAGTATAGGATAAAAGGGAACAAGGACAGAGAGCTTTTTATGAGATTTGCGGCATGCTTCGGGCAGTACCTGATGGCAAGCGACATGGTGATATCCTACAAAAACTTGCCTCTACGCATTTTTGAACTGGCAAAGTCTTTCAGGAAGGAACAGCATGGTGAGCTATCGGGAATAAAAAGATTGCGTTCTTTTACGATGCCGGACATGCATACTCTGTGCGCAGATAAAGAGCAGGCTTTGGAAGAGTTCAAAAAACAATTTTTGCTGTCGATGGAATGGACAAGACTCATAGGTCTGGAGGGAGAGGTGGCACTCAGATTTGTCAGGCCTTTTTTTGAAGAAAACAGAGAGTTTGCCATGGAAATAGCAAAAGAGGTTGGAAAGCCCATCTTAATGGAAATATGGGATAAAAGATATTTCTACTTCATAACAAAATTTGAATTCAACATGAATGACTCCGTTGGAAAATCCTTTGCGTTGTCAACCGTGCAGATAGATGTGGAAAATCCGGAGTCGTTTGACATTACATATACCGACGAAAACGGGGAAAGGAAGTATCCTCTTCTTCTCCATGCCTCGATATCCGGCGGGATAGATAGATGCATCTGTGCCCTTCTCGAGAAAGAAGCAAAAAAAATTGAGAAAGGTGGCAAGGGAATGCTGCCATTCTGGTTGTCTCCGACACAGGTTCGCCTTATTCCGGTGGGCATCGAATTTTTGGATAATTGTATTGCATTGGCAGAAAAAATAAATGGCAGAGTTGATATTGATGACAGGGATGCAAGTGTTTCCAAGAAGATAAGGGAAGCGGAAAAAGAGTGGGTACCGATAATAATTGTTTACGGGGAAAAGGAAAGGAATGGTATATACAGGCCTCGATGCCGTTTCTCATGCGAGAAAGAATTGTCATTAAAAAATCTAAATAGCATGATATCCGAAAAAATGGAAAAATATCCGTTACAGCCACTTTCCCTTCCAGCATTGTTTAGCAAAAGGCCGAGCTTTAGATAATCTGCAATCATCTGGGCTTATTCACAAACCATAACAATATGAGGGATATGCCAAATATTACAAGCAAAATAGGTATTATCGCCTCCATGAGCGTGAGCAGGAAGCCGGATGTTTTCGCTTTACCCGCCATTTCCTCTACTGATTGCTCTGTCATCCAGTAATGTAAATCCCCTACCTTTACCTTGTTTCCGGACAGCTGTTCAACCTGTTTTTTCTGTTGTTCCGCAGCTTTTACGTTATCCAGCAGGTTTGCAGAGGATATATCTACCTGTGTGGCAGGAACTGTTTTTCCGGAAAGCTGTATCAGTTCAGAAGATTGTTTTCCTTCCTTTACAAGTTCCTTGACCATATCATCAGTAAATGAAAGGGTCAGTGTATATGCCTTTACCCATATAGGGCTGCTTATCCCGAATAAATAGTTGAGAATATCTACTTTCTTCTCGGATTGCTTCTCCATATCAATTATCAAACCACTATTGGGCTCGACCCAGTACTTTGTCGTGGTGGTATATATGACGTTCTGGTTTATGCCCGGCGTCGGGTCAAACACTTTTCTCATCTCTTGCGTTTCATAGAGATATGTATGAATGCCTTCATGGTCTTCTTCCCTCAT
Protein-coding regions in this window:
- a CDS encoding threonine--tRNA ligase; translation: MKILLLHTDYIEYEAKEKAVKEADEIEIRKDRLDEALAVFVAVEKDDEDAINETVKNAAEEVKQVAENVKVDKIMLYPYAHLSSNLSSPKSAKEALRKLKEELSKRFAVKNTPFGWYKAFKISCKGHPMAELSREIKGIERHEEEKKITSSWFIFTSEGELIEAEKFDFSNHKELEKFYEYEAYGNRKSEREPAHIKLMKELNLVDYEPGSDPGNMRWYPKGKLVKKLLERKVEEMCLSAGAMEVETPLMYDAQHPALSKYLKKFPARQYRIKGNKDRELFMRFAACFGQYLMASDMVISYKNLPLRIFELAKSFRKEQHGELSGIKRLRSFTMPDMHTLCADKEQALEEFKKQFLLSMEWTRLIGLEGEVALRFVRPFFEENREFAMEIAKEVGKPILMEIWDKRYFYFITKFEFNMNDSVGKSFALSTVQIDVENPESFDITYTDENGERKYPLLLHASISGGIDRCICALLEKEAKKIEKGGKGMLPFWLSPTQVRLIPVGIEFLDNCIALAEKINGRVDIDDRDASVSKKIREAEKEWVPIIIVYGEKERNGIYRPRCRFSCEKELSLKNLNSMISEKMEKYPLQPLSLPALFSKRPSFR